GAGGGACGCTCGAAGAGCGAGGTCGCTCGCGACGCCGTACGCGAGTACGTTCAGCGACACCGTAAGTGGTCCGAACCATTGTTGACCGATGACGAGACGGTGGACCTCGGTGGTCCGATCACGCGGCACGAGATCCGGAAGGTGATGGACGGCGTCGCTCGGTGATCGTGGTCGCGGATACATCGGGCCTTCTTGCGCTGTTCAACAAGAGCGATCCCAGCCACTTCGCCGCGCGGCGCGCAGCCGACACCGCGAGCAGTCTCGTGGTAACCCCATTGGCGCTGACCGAGGTGCATCCCGCCGCAAGTACGATCGGCTCGATCTAGATCTTGTCGACGCAGTATGCGTGGTCGTCGCCGATCGGGTCGACACGGACGCCATCCTGACCCTCGACCGTCGAGATTTTCGGGTTCTCCGGCCGCAGTCGAGACACTCGGCGTTTCGACTGCTGCCCGACGACGACGTGTCGTGAGGACTAGCGACTCGCGTCGCCGAATCCGACACGGTACGGCTGGCTGGTCAGGTGCCAGCCCCCGCAGAACGGGCATTTGTAGACGCGCTGCTCTCGGCGCCGCTGGTCGCGGCGATCCATGCTCGCGAGCGTTGCCTCGGCGGTATCTCGATCGGCATAGGCGAGCTTGCCGGTGGTGCACGCTGCGATTCGGGGCAGCGGCGGTAGCCCAGCGAGGTCGTCGCCGCATCGCAGCTCCAGCGGGGTGTGTCGTCGCGGGTTGACGTACTGCCGCCGGCGTCCGCAGCGTCGGTTCCGCGGCTTGCTCATGGTGTCGTCCGTTCGGGTACTCACGCCACGCCGCGCTGCTCGTCGCCGGTCGAGCTGTCGGCGCTCGCGTCGGTGATCGCGGCAGCAGCCTCGGCGAGCAGCCGATGGATGCCGGAGTGAATTCCGCTGCAGGAACTTTCGATCTTCGTGGCGCTCTTCTGGATAGCGCCGGCCGCCTTCTTCACCTCGTCGAGTTGTCTACCTGTTCGAGCGCCAGGGCGATCTTCTCCTCGGCAGCGGCGACGTGCCGCCCGCCGGTGCGCACGTTCGCGGCGAGCGCGGATGTCCGGAGCAGGAGAATCAGCGTGCGGAGTAGCGCGGGATCGTCGCGTTCGGGATCGAACGCGGCGACGAACCGCCGCGCGCCGATCGTCCGGATGCTGTGCCCGTCGTTCTGCGCGGCATTGCGCACCAGGCCGAGCGCCGCCACCGCGCCGCGGTTCCGCTCGGCCTCGTCGAGGTAGTCGCCCCAACCACGCCGGGCGGAGTCGGTCATCTCGATGACCAGGTGTGCCGTTCCGTCGGCCATCCGGAGTACGCCGTCGCCCTTCTTGCAGCGGGCGATCCGGCCGGCGCAGTCGCTGGTGTCGACGTACTCGTCGCCGAGGCCCACGGCGATGTCGTCGAGCAACGCGTGCATGCGCGCCGCATAGGAGTCGCCCTTGATCGGGGTGACCTTCGCCAGCTTGGTCGTCGCTTGCTGCACTCGCACTTCGGTAGTGAGTTCGGCGAGCTTGGTCGAGACATCGGCGTTCTGCTTCGTGATCAGGTCGGCCAACGCTTGCTGTTGGGCGTCGAGCGCACGGGCATGCGCTGCCATCGGCGAGGTCGGATCGCTCATGTCGAACTGTCTGACCGCCTTCGCGATCACCTCGCTGGTCGCGGTGGATGCGCGGACGTCCAGGTCGGCGGCGAACCTGGCCAGCAGTGGCTGCAGCCGGTCGAGCAACTCCGGATTGTCGCCGCCGACGAGGCGTCGCATCTCGGCGTTCATCGACGCCGACGCTTCGGTCAGCGTCGCGGAGAGCTGCTTTCGGGTGGCGGCGTCGGCTTCGGTGATCGCACACCGTGCCTCGGCAGCGGCCGCGGCGACAACCTCGGCGGCGGCCTTCGCCGCCCGGCCGGTTGCTTCGGTCGCCGTCGTGGTCGCCTCGGCGGCCCGGTCTCCCGCATCTCGGACCAAGCGCTCGAGCACCCGCGCTTCCTGCGCCTGACCGGTGGCCGACAATGCCAGCGCGCCGATCTTGACTGCCTCACTGATGAAGGTAGTGAGGTCGGCACCGGCGAGCGTGTCGACGTTCTCGACCACCGGCCCGCGTTCGCCGGTGGTCCAGCGCTGCGCCTCGCGCGTGATGTCTTTGTCACGCAGCGTGATTCCGGCGATCTCGACCGCGGTCGCGGTGTCGTCGAAACGGGCTCCTGCATCGATGGCGTTCACGGCACTCCTGTTCGTTTGCTCCTGCAGTCGCTTGTTCGACTGCGTGGTGCCGAGCGTCGTCCCGGTGTCTATAAAGATCAATGTGAGGCCGTGATAAACCCCCTTATCAGTGACCATCAACCGTGATGAGAGCAATCTTGTTACTGTTCGGGTCGGAGTCGGGAAGGAGGCATCACGTGGGCACTCTCACAATGCAGGACGTCGCCGACCTGGCGAAAGTGCGCCGACCGGTCGTCAGCATGTGGCGCAAGCGTCCGGTCGTCCGCGGCGTCTCGATGCCGTTCCCGGATGCGACCGAAGTGGTGGCCGGGGTGGAGCGATTCGATGCGGTCGCGGTCACCGAGTGGCTGGAGCGCACCGGGCGGGGCAACAATGCCGGTGCTGCGCTCGACGTGGCCGCGGTCGCGGCGCCCAGCGGAGCCACCGTCGAGGACGTGCTGACGTTGCTGTGCTGGCAGGTGCTGACCGGCGCGGACCTCGGCGGGACGACCTGGGACGAGCGGGTCGCCGCAGCCCGCGCGTTCGATCCCGATGACACGCTGCTACTCCGGGAGATGCAGGGACTGCGGCCCGACGACGCGGTGCTCGACTTCGTCGACGACCTGATCGGTGCGTCGTTGGGCTCTGCGGACGCGCTGTCCCGGCTCGACCGAGGACGGTTGACCCGTGAACTCGGGGTCCGCGACCTCACCCCGGCGGCGATCGGTCTGGTGCGGTGCGTGGCCCGGGCCGCGGTCGCGTACCTGGGCGAGGGTACGGCGCTGGTCGGCGACGACCCGCTCGCGTTGGCGGTCGCGGACGGATTCGAGCAGATCGTCATACCGAGCGATCGATCGTTGCGCCGCCGCGCCGTGGTGATAGGTGTGTCGGTAAGCGACGTGGTTCCGCGGTCGCGGGTCGTGGTGAGGTCGCTGGCCGGCCTCGATCCGGCAGCGGCGCTCGATCGGGCCGACGAGGCCCTCCTCGGGCTGGAACGAGACGACATCGCCGTTCTGCTGGGCCCGGCTTCTGCGCTGTGTGACGACCTGGCCGGGCCGCTGCAGTCGCGCCGTGCGGGAACTTTGCGCGTGCGGAATCTGATTGCTGCGCTGCGACTCCCACGGGGGATGTGGCGCGCCGCGCACCGCCAGAGTCTCGGCGTCTGGGTCTGCCGTGGCGGTGCGGCCGAACCGTCGCCCTGGGTCGCGGACCTGGCAGCCGGGCGCCTCGTGCTCGATGATCTCGAGGCGGATGTGGCGGGTGCGCTGGCCCGGTCGGGAAACCGTGCCTACCGCTATGCCCGCCGGATCGACGTGGCGCGGGTGCTCGCCGCCGGTGCGCTCGTCCCGCGCGGAACGCGTGCTTTGCGGATACGCGGCCTGGATGCACCCGCCCACCTGGATCGGGTGCACCGCGCGACCGAGCTGACCGCGACGACGCCGGACCCGCTCGACGTGCTGGTGGCCCCGGCGCCCGGCCGAGTCGAGTTGCGGCGCCGCTCACTCGGGGAACTGCAGGCCGACGGGCTGGTAGCGGTGAAGCGGGGGAGCCGGATCGATGCCGCGCATGCGTCGGCGGACGGCACCGTCGTCGTCCTGCCGGAGGCGACGCTGCGCCTGGACCCGTTCGACGCGGCGCGGCACTACCCGCGAGCCACCCGGACCGAACCGGGCGACGTGATCGTCGTCGAGAAGCCGGTGCCGCGGGCCTGGGTCGACCCGGTCGGTGGTGCGCTGGTGGCCTCGCCTGCCCGGATTCTGCGGATCGATCCGCGGGCGGTGTGCGGGCCACATCTGCTGGCCGCCGTGATCAACGAGACCGCCGAGGCCGGCAGCGAGTGGCCGACCTGGAGCGTGCCCGAGATGAGCCCGGACGAGGCGAATCGGCTCGAGGTCGTGCTGCTCGCGATCGACCGCTACGAGCGCGACCTGCGTCGGCGCTCGGACGCGGTGCACGACCTACGACAGGCCTTGATCGACGGGGTCGCCGCCGGCGCTCTGACCCTCGACGCACAACCCACCACGCCCGGCATCGCCGGGTCGACTCGATAGGAGCAGGCGATGCCGCCACGCACACGCAAGAACGCCGCGCCGGAAGCGCCGTCGACGATGAAGGAACTCAAGGACACGCTGTGGAAGGCCGCGGACAAGCTGCGCGGGTCGCTGTCGGCCAGCCAGTACAAGGACGTCATCCTCGGGCTGGTGTTCCTCAAGTACGTCTCCGATGCCTACGACGAGCGCCGCGCGGCGATCCGCGCCGAGCTCGAGGCGGACGGGATGGACGAATCGCAGATCGGCGACCTGATCGACGATCCGGAGGAGTACCAGGGCTACGGGGTGTTCCTGGTGCCACCCGCGGCGCGCTGGACGTTCCTGGCGGAGAACGCGAAAGGGTTGCCCGCGGCCGGTGAGGCGGCGGCGAAGTCGGTCGGTCAGCTGATCGACGAGGCGATGGATGCGGTGATGACGGCGAACCCGTCCCTGGCGGGCACGCTACCGCGACTGTACAACCGGGACAACATCGATCAGCGCCGGCTCGGCGAGCTGATCGATCTGTTCAACAGTGCACGGTTCAGCCGGCAGGGCGAGCACCGGGCGCGCGATCTGATGGGCGAGGTGTACGAGTACTTCCTGGGCAATTTCGCCCGCGCCGAAGGCAAGCGGGGCGGCGAGTTCTTCACCCCGCCCAGCGTGGTGAAGGTGCTGGTGGAGGTGCTCGAGCCCACTCGCGGCCGGGTGTACGACCCGTGTTGTGGGTCGGGCGGCATGTTCGTACAGACCGAGAAGTTTATCTACGACCATGATGGCGACCCGAAAGATGTTGCGGTCTATGGCCAGGAGAGCATCGAGGAGACCTGGCGGATGGCGAAGATGAACCTCGCCATCCACGGCATCGACAACAGCGGGCTCGGTGCGCGCTGGGGGGATACGTTCGCTCGTGACCAGCACGGCGACGTGCGGATGGACTACGTGCTGGCGAACCCGCCGTTCAACATCAAGGTATGGACCCGCAACACCGACGACCCGCGCTGGCGCTACGGTGTGCCGCCCGCGAACAACGCCAACTACGCTTGGATACAGCACATCCTGTCGAAGCTGGCACCGGGCGGCAAGGCCGGGGTGGTGATGGCGAACGGCTCGATGTCGTCGAACTCCAACGGCGAGGGCGATATCCGGGCCCAGATCGTCGAGGCCGACCTGGTGAGTTGCATGATCGCGCTGCCGACCCAACTGTTCCGCAGCACCGGTATTCCGGTGTGCCTGTGGTTCTTCGCCAAGGACAAGGGTGCGGGACCGCAGGGGTCGATCGACCGCAGCGGCGAGGTGCTCTTCATCGACGCCCGCGAACTCGGCTACATGGTCGATCGCGCCGAGCGGGCGTTGAGCGAGGAGGAGATCGTCCGCATCGGCGATACCTACCACGCCTGGCGCGGGTCGGCGTCAGCCGCGACGAAGGGAGTCGAGTACGCCGACATTCCAGGTTTCTGCAAATCGGCGACCTTGGCGGACATCAAAGGAGCGGACTACGCGCTGACGCCGGGGAGGTACGTCGGGTCTCCCGAGGTGGAGGACGACGGGGAGCCGCTGGATCAGAAGATCGCCCGATTGAGAGCGGAGTTGCTCGCGGCTTTCGACGAGTCGGCCCGGTTGGAGAAGGTTGTGCGGGAGCAGTTGGAGCGGGTCGGTGGGTGAGTGGCGAACCGTGCGTCTCGGCGACGTTGCAGCCGAGGTCACTGTCGGACATGTCGGTCGCATGGCCGATCAGTATCAGCGATTGGGGGTCCCGTTTCTCCGATCCCAGAATGTCCGGCCGCATCGGATCGATACCACTGATCTGGAGTACATCGACGATGCGTTTCACGCGAGCCTGAAAAAGTCTGCTCTCCGAGCCGGCGATGTCGTAACTGTCCGAACGGGAAGTCCGGGCCAGTCCGCCGTAGTTCCAGGTTGGCTCGATGAGGCGAATTGCTCCGATCTCGTCATTACTCGTCCCGGCCCGCTGTTGGACGCGCGTTGGTTAAGCTACCAACTCAACTGGCTAACGAGTACCCACATCGCATCGCGACTCGTGGGCGCAGTCCAGCAACACTTCAACGTTCGGGCCGCAAAAGAGCTTGAGCTGTGCATGCCTGGCGTCGATGAACAACGGGCGATTGCGGAGGTGCTGGGCGCCCTCGACGACAAGATCGCCGCCAACACGAATTCACAACGGTTGTCAGCGACGTTGACCACGTCGCTCTACAGGCACGCTG
Above is a genomic segment from Skermania piniformis containing:
- a CDS encoding Fis family transcriptional regulator, whose amino-acid sequence is MVTDKGVYHGLTLIFIDTGTTLGTTQSNKRLQEQTNRSAVNAIDAGARFDDTATAVEIAGITLRDKDITREAQRWTTGERGPVVENVDTLAGADLTTFISEAVKIGALALSATGQAQEARVLERLVRDAGDRAAEATTTATEATGRAAKAAAEVVAAAAAEARCAITEADAATRKQLSATLTEASASMNAEMRRLVGGDNPELLDRLQPLLARFAADLDVRASTATSEVIAKAVRQFDMSDPTSPMAAHARALDAQQQALADLITKQNADVSTKLAELTTEVRVQQATTKLAKVTPIKGDSYAARMHALLDDIAVGLGDEYVDTSDCAGRIARCKKGDGVLRMADGTAHLVIEMTDSARRGWGDYLDEAERNRGAVAALGLVRNAAQNDGHSIRTIGARRFVAAFDPERDDPALLRTLILLLRTSALAANVRTGGRHVAAAEEKIALALEQVDNSTR
- a CDS encoding type I restriction-modification system subunit M — protein: MPPRTRKNAAPEAPSTMKELKDTLWKAADKLRGSLSASQYKDVILGLVFLKYVSDAYDERRAAIRAELEADGMDESQIGDLIDDPEEYQGYGVFLVPPAARWTFLAENAKGLPAAGEAAAKSVGQLIDEAMDAVMTANPSLAGTLPRLYNRDNIDQRRLGELIDLFNSARFSRQGEHRARDLMGEVYEYFLGNFARAEGKRGGEFFTPPSVVKVLVEVLEPTRGRVYDPCCGSGGMFVQTEKFIYDHDGDPKDVAVYGQESIEETWRMAKMNLAIHGIDNSGLGARWGDTFARDQHGDVRMDYVLANPPFNIKVWTRNTDDPRWRYGVPPANNANYAWIQHILSKLAPGGKAGVVMANGSMSSNSNGEGDIRAQIVEADLVSCMIALPTQLFRSTGIPVCLWFFAKDKGAGPQGSIDRSGEVLFIDARELGYMVDRAERALSEEEIVRIGDTYHAWRGSASAATKGVEYADIPGFCKSATLADIKGADYALTPGRYVGSPEVEDDGEPLDQKIARLRAELLAAFDESARLEKVVREQLERVGG
- a CDS encoding ribbon-helix-helix domain-containing protein; the protein is MAWTMRLPEDEESQLDAQAVAEGRSKSEVARDAVREYVQRHRKWSEPLLTDDETVDLGGPITRHEIRKVMDGVAR